One genomic segment of Gemmatimonadota bacterium includes these proteins:
- a CDS encoding sodium:solute symporter family protein: protein MALYFGVVLGIGFALRRRTNTASEFLQSGRSLPPWVTGLAFLSANLGAQEVIGMGASGAKYGIATSHFYWIGAIPAMVFVALFMMPFYYGSRARSVPEYLKLRFDEKTRTLNAVSFAAMTIFSSGISMYAMGKLFNLLLGWSFDVSVLVSAVIVLAYVFAGGLTSAIYNEVLQFFMIVFGFAPLVFLGLREVGGWAGLTARLTEAAATRGLAPGAYTHAWQGMSSAATNPVGVEWFGLVMGLGFVLSFGYWCTDFLVVQRAMAADSMTAARRTPLIAAVPKMLFPFLVILPGMIALALTAAGGDAGAGIIPAKLTEAGAPMIDAAGRAVLDYDLATPMLLIKLFPEGMLGLGLTALLASFMSGMAGNVTAFNTVWTYDIYQSHIAKHASDDHYLWMGRAATVGGVLLSVAAAYVAGAFNNIMELLQLVFAFVNAPLFATFALGMFWKRSTGHGAFWGLVSGMGGAALHHGLTLAVGAVPGVKGGFFGLVHTYPSEMAQTFWTAIIAFTACTVVTIVISLMTKPRPDEELKGLVYALTPKPAEGHLAWYQRPAVFAGAVLGMTLVLNLLFA from the coding sequence ATGGCGCTCTACTTCGGCGTCGTCCTCGGCATCGGCTTCGCCCTGCGGCGCCGCACCAACACGGCGAGCGAGTTCCTGCAGTCCGGCCGCTCGTTGCCGCCCTGGGTCACCGGCCTCGCCTTCCTCTCGGCGAACCTCGGCGCGCAGGAAGTCATCGGGATGGGCGCCTCGGGTGCGAAGTACGGCATCGCGACGAGCCACTTCTACTGGATCGGCGCCATCCCGGCGATGGTGTTCGTCGCGTTGTTCATGATGCCGTTCTACTACGGCTCGCGCGCGCGGTCGGTCCCCGAGTACCTCAAGCTCCGCTTCGACGAGAAGACGCGGACGCTCAACGCCGTGAGCTTCGCGGCGATGACGATCTTCTCGTCGGGCATCTCGATGTACGCGATGGGCAAGCTCTTCAACCTGCTGCTCGGCTGGAGCTTCGACGTCAGCGTGCTGGTCTCGGCGGTGATCGTGCTGGCGTACGTCTTCGCCGGCGGGCTGACGAGCGCCATCTATAATGAAGTGCTCCAGTTCTTCATGATCGTCTTCGGCTTCGCGCCGCTGGTCTTCCTGGGGCTCCGCGAGGTCGGCGGCTGGGCAGGCCTGACTGCCCGGCTGACGGAGGCCGCGGCGACGCGCGGGCTCGCGCCCGGCGCGTACACCCACGCCTGGCAGGGGATGAGCAGCGCCGCGACCAATCCCGTGGGCGTCGAGTGGTTCGGGCTCGTGATGGGCTTGGGCTTCGTGCTCAGCTTCGGCTACTGGTGCACCGACTTCCTCGTGGTGCAGCGCGCGATGGCGGCGGACTCGATGACCGCCGCGCGCCGCACGCCGCTGATCGCCGCGGTCCCGAAGATGCTCTTCCCGTTCCTCGTCATCCTCCCCGGCATGATCGCGCTCGCGCTCACGGCCGCCGGTGGCGACGCGGGCGCGGGGATCATCCCGGCCAAGCTCACCGAGGCCGGCGCGCCGATGATCGATGCCGCCGGCCGCGCGGTGCTCGACTACGACCTCGCGACGCCGATGCTGCTCATCAAGCTCTTCCCCGAGGGGATGCTCGGCCTCGGCCTCACCGCCCTGCTCGCGAGCTTCATGTCGGGGATGGCGGGCAACGTGACCGCGTTCAACACGGTCTGGACGTACGACATCTACCAGAGTCACATCGCCAAGCACGCGAGCGATGACCACTACCTGTGGATGGGGCGCGCCGCGACGGTGGGCGGCGTGCTGCTGTCCGTCGCGGCGGCGTACGTCGCTGGCGCGTTCAACAACATCATGGAGCTGCTGCAGCTCGTCTTCGCGTTCGTGAACGCGCCGCTCTTCGCGACCTTCGCCCTCGGCATGTTCTGGAAGCGGTCGACGGGGCACGGCGCATTCTGGGGTCTCGTCTCCGGCATGGGCGGCGCGGCGCTGCATCATGGACTCACGCTCGCCGTGGGGGCAGTGCCCGGCGTGAAGGGCGGCTTCTTCGGCCTCGTGCACACGTACCCGAGCGAGATGGCGCAGACCTTCTGGACCGCGATCATCGCGTTCACCGCGTGCACCGTGGTGACCATCGTGATCAGCCTGATGACGAAGCCCCGCCCCGACGAGGAACTCAAGGGCCTCGTCTACGCGCTCACGCCCAAGCCGGCCGAGGGTCATCTCGCCTGGTACCAGCGGCCGGCGGTCTTCGCCGGTGCCGTGCTGGGGATGACGCTCGTGCTCAACCTCCTCTTCGCCTGA
- a CDS encoding spermidine synthase — MKPFERLGDATTPDGTRIEFFRHDGSYLIRADGVELMSSRRHLSEDRLAEVACEGLRDRPKVRVLIGGLGLGFTLRAALKALGPDAEVVVAELMAEVIAWNANPEYQLSATAMADPRVRIVHDDVFKVLEGEPNGFDAIMLDTDNGPEGMIMSENDRLYAARGIMLTIRALRRPGVVAYWSVGEDHRFVDLLQRAKLKVETLKVRAHDTRGPLHILYVARPSDAR; from the coding sequence GTGAAGCCCTTCGAACGCCTCGGCGACGCCACGACGCCCGACGGCACGCGGATCGAGTTCTTCCGCCACGATGGCTCGTACCTCATCCGCGCCGACGGCGTGGAGCTGATGTCGTCGCGCCGTCACCTGTCGGAGGACCGGCTCGCCGAGGTCGCGTGCGAGGGGCTGCGGGATCGACCGAAGGTGCGCGTGCTCATCGGCGGACTGGGCCTGGGCTTCACGCTGCGCGCCGCCCTCAAGGCCCTCGGTCCGGACGCGGAGGTCGTGGTCGCCGAGCTGATGGCGGAGGTGATCGCGTGGAACGCGAACCCCGAGTACCAGCTCTCGGCGACGGCCATGGCCGACCCGCGCGTCCGGATCGTGCACGACGACGTCTTCAAGGTGCTCGAGGGCGAGCCGAACGGCTTCGACGCGATCATGCTCGACACCGACAACGGCCCCGAGGGGATGATCATGTCGGAGAACGACCGGCTGTACGCGGCTCGGGGGATCATGCTGACCATCCGGGCGCTGCGGCGCCCCGGCGTGGTCGCCTACTGGAGCGTGGGCGAGGACCACCGGTTCGTGGACCTGCTGCAGCGGGCCAAGCTCAAGGTGGAGACGCTGAAGGTGCGGGCACACGACACGCGCGGGCCGCTGCACATTCTGTACGTCGCCCGCCCCTCGGACGCGCGTTAG
- a CDS encoding protein kinase: MRTPTPPSSPNERPLIDRLRAATAGRYTIGAELGAGGMATVFRATEIALEREVAIKVMSMEVASTPGAVERFRREARVAAALSHPHIVPIYAIGEDPKLAFFAMKYIEGRGLDSILKKDPMQSVEMVVKTIATVGRALAHAHEKGVVHRDVKPANIMVGNDGWLYVTDFGIAKRDDVQGLTQVGTVIGTPAYMSPEQFNGQTTTGAADQYSLGIVAYEMLAGRAPFNGPSLGEIMRGHLLEPPPALRTLRIDIPAPVVDVVNRMLAKDPADRFATLNDAAAALEGAGAGAKGMAPRRTVPTSQAAAELRATTSPTTPMPRNSTSGPLTGANSGANTGANSGAARRPVTATHARPEPARQGGGGTALAVFALLAAALGGGWYVFREDISAAMRPAPIASIAPELPSTPVPEPMPDSGAIAAAESTTVAGADTTANAGDPADAIADLAARLASAPVMDVNAPADSVVVRVGSQTMQTVLFVNDRQVGILGGMGLVSVTVPPGAVKVQVRKVNCRDWDTTFTPVTGRRYSFMERSPTC, translated from the coding sequence ATGCGCACTCCCACCCCGCCTTCCTCGCCCAACGAGCGCCCGCTGATCGACCGCCTCCGCGCGGCGACCGCGGGGCGTTACACGATCGGCGCCGAACTCGGCGCCGGCGGCATGGCGACCGTCTTCCGCGCCACCGAGATCGCCCTCGAACGCGAGGTGGCGATCAAGGTGATGTCGATGGAGGTGGCGTCGACGCCGGGCGCGGTGGAGCGCTTCCGTCGGGAGGCGCGCGTGGCCGCCGCGCTCAGCCACCCGCACATCGTCCCCATCTACGCGATCGGCGAGGACCCCAAGCTCGCGTTCTTCGCGATGAAGTACATCGAAGGCCGCGGGCTCGACTCGATCCTCAAGAAGGACCCGATGCAGTCGGTCGAGATGGTGGTGAAGACCATCGCCACGGTGGGCCGCGCGCTCGCGCACGCGCACGAGAAGGGCGTCGTGCACCGCGACGTGAAGCCGGCGAACATCATGGTGGGCAACGATGGCTGGCTCTACGTCACCGACTTCGGCATCGCCAAGCGCGACGACGTGCAGGGGCTCACGCAGGTCGGGACGGTGATCGGCACGCCGGCGTACATGTCGCCGGAGCAGTTCAATGGGCAGACGACGACCGGTGCGGCGGACCAGTATTCGCTCGGCATCGTCGCGTACGAGATGCTCGCGGGGCGCGCGCCGTTCAACGGGCCCTCGCTCGGCGAGATCATGCGCGGGCACCTGCTCGAACCCCCGCCGGCGCTGCGCACGTTGCGCATCGACATCCCCGCCCCGGTGGTCGACGTGGTGAACCGGATGCTCGCCAAGGACCCGGCGGACCGCTTCGCGACGCTCAACGACGCGGCGGCGGCCCTTGAGGGCGCCGGTGCCGGCGCCAAGGGGATGGCCCCGCGTCGCACGGTCCCGACCTCGCAGGCGGCGGCCGAGTTGCGCGCGACGACGAGTCCGACGACGCCGATGCCGCGGAACTCGACCAGTGGCCCGCTCACCGGCGCCAACTCCGGGGCCAACACGGGCGCGAACTCGGGGGCGGCGCGCCGGCCGGTGACCGCGACCCATGCGCGTCCGGAGCCCGCCCGGCAGGGCGGCGGCGGGACCGCCCTCGCGGTCTTCGCCCTCCTCGCCGCGGCGCTGGGCGGCGGCTGGTACGTCTTCCGCGAGGACATCAGCGCGGCGATGCGACCGGCCCCCATCGCGAGCATCGCCCCCGAGCTGCCGAGCACCCCGGTGCCCGAGCCGATGCCGGACAGCGGTGCGATCGCGGCCGCCGAATCGACGACCGTGGCCGGGGCGGACACGACGGCGAACGCCGGCGACCCGGCCGACGCGATCGCCGACCTCGCCGCGCGCCTCGCCTCCGCCCCGGTGATGGACGTGAATGCGCCGGCGGACTCGGTCGTCGTGCGCGTCGGCAGCCAGACGATGCAGACGGTGCTCTTCGTGAACGACCGGCAGGTCGGGATCCTCGGCGGGATGGGCCTCGTGAGTGTCACGGTCCCCCCCGGCGCGGTGAAGGTCCAGGTCCGCAAGGTCAACTGTCGCGACTGGGACACGACCTTCACGCCGGTCACGGGACGGCGCTACTCCTTCATGGAACGCTCGCCAACGTGCTGA
- the dacB gene encoding D-alanyl-D-alanine carboxypeptidase/D-alanyl-D-alanine-endopeptidase: MRTLRAAVVFLLAVSVTGVAPRALHAQPAPDARIRAVMERPEFAHASWGMEFYDLDAKKVLASVNGDRLFVPGSTTKLLTMGTALEVLGPDHRFTTRVYRTGPIRDGVVQGDLVVVASGDPNLSGRRREDGTYAFIDRDHSYGGPPLATDPLTTLRDLARQVAARGIRAVSGQVIVDASLFAEGERELGTRIVMSPMVVNDNVIDIVVTPGARAGDAATVQVSPRTSLLTVQATFTTVDSGAPAVTRSMEDSSDADHRILVLSGMVPRATPSNLRWAVPSPRRFGEIVLSEVLADAGVRVLPRLRQRSVDVPSLAAAYVDSMVVAEHVSLPLTAEAVVLLKTSQNLHASNFPLLLGSRPDARRAGRNGFDLAHDWLQRESLDLGGAVQGDGAGGNAWFSPRFMTRYLAVVAGKPWADAFRAALPVLGQDGTLATIQVGSPGAGKVFAKTGTYSTYDPLNRRTLVTGKGLAGYFTSRSGKRVAFAIYVNNLSVASGDPTIVAGQALGEIASLAWEHIR; encoded by the coding sequence ATGCGCACCCTCCGCGCCGCCGTCGTCTTCCTCCTCGCGGTCTCGGTCACCGGTGTGGCGCCGCGCGCCCTCCACGCGCAGCCCGCTCCCGACGCCCGCATCCGCGCCGTGATGGAACGCCCCGAGTTCGCCCATGCGAGCTGGGGGATGGAGTTCTACGACCTCGACGCGAAGAAGGTGCTCGCCAGCGTCAACGGCGACCGGCTCTTCGTGCCGGGCTCCACCACGAAGCTGCTCACGATGGGCACCGCGCTCGAGGTGCTCGGGCCCGATCACCGCTTCACCACGCGCGTCTACCGGACCGGTCCCATCCGCGACGGCGTGGTCCAGGGCGATCTCGTGGTCGTCGCGAGCGGCGATCCGAATCTTTCCGGCCGGCGCCGCGAGGACGGGACCTACGCCTTCATCGACCGGGACCACTCGTACGGCGGACCGCCGCTCGCCACCGACCCGCTGACCACGCTGCGCGACCTCGCGCGGCAGGTCGCCGCTCGCGGGATCCGCGCGGTCTCCGGACAGGTGATCGTCGACGCCTCGCTCTTCGCGGAGGGCGAGCGCGAACTCGGGACCCGGATCGTGATGTCGCCGATGGTCGTGAACGACAACGTCATCGACATCGTCGTCACGCCGGGCGCGCGCGCCGGCGATGCCGCGACCGTCCAGGTCTCGCCGCGCACGAGCCTGCTCACGGTGCAGGCGACGTTCACGACGGTGGACTCCGGCGCACCCGCCGTCACGCGGAGCATGGAGGACAGCAGCGACGCCGACCATCGCATCCTCGTGCTGTCGGGCATGGTGCCTCGTGCCACGCCCTCCAACCTCCGGTGGGCGGTCCCGTCACCGCGCCGCTTCGGCGAGATCGTGCTGAGCGAGGTGCTCGCCGACGCCGGCGTGCGGGTGTTGCCGCGCCTCAGGCAGCGCAGCGTGGACGTGCCGTCACTCGCGGCGGCGTACGTCGATTCGATGGTCGTCGCCGAGCACGTCTCGCTCCCGCTCACGGCCGAGGCGGTGGTGCTGCTCAAGACGAGCCAGAACCTGCACGCCAGCAACTTCCCGTTGCTGCTCGGGTCGCGGCCGGATGCCCGCCGCGCCGGGCGCAACGGTTTCGATCTCGCGCACGACTGGCTGCAGCGCGAGTCGCTCGACCTCGGCGGCGCCGTGCAGGGTGACGGTGCGGGCGGCAACGCCTGGTTCTCGCCGCGATTCATGACGCGCTACCTCGCCGTCGTCGCCGGCAAGCCCTGGGCGGACGCCTTCCGTGCGGCGCTGCCGGTCCTCGGGCAGGACGGGACCCTCGCGACCATCCAGGTGGGATCGCCGGGGGCAGGGAAGGTCTTCGCGAAGACGGGCACCTACTCCACGTACGATCCCCTCAACCGTCGCACGCTCGTGACCGGCAAGGGACTCGCCGGCTACTTCACGTCACGCAGCGGCAAGCGCGTCGCGTTCGCGATCTACGTGAACAACCTCTCGGTCGCGTCAGGCGACCCGACGATCGTCGCGGGGCAGGCGCTCGGCGAGATCGCATCGCTGGCCTGGGAGCACATCCGCTGA
- a CDS encoding SGNH/GDSL hydrolase family protein, which produces MRPALALLLAMSISAAIPADAQPNADWANLKRYAAENAALPAPAPDEARVVFYGNSITEGWAPHFATMFPGKPYFGRGISGQTTPQMLIRFRQDVVALRPKVVVILAGTNDIAGNTGPSTNEMIADNLRGMTEIARANGIHVVLSSVLPVFDYPWKPGLEPAPRIIALNAWMRRYAEEIGETYLDYHTAMADARGGLPPSLADDGVHPNLAGYRLMAPLADAAIARALGRPFGRP; this is translated from the coding sequence ATGCGCCCCGCCCTCGCCCTGCTCCTCGCCATGTCCATCAGCGCCGCGATCCCCGCCGACGCGCAGCCGAACGCCGACTGGGCGAACCTGAAGCGCTACGCGGCCGAGAACGCGGCCCTCCCCGCGCCAGCACCGGACGAGGCGCGCGTCGTCTTCTACGGCAACTCCATCACCGAAGGGTGGGCGCCACACTTCGCCACGATGTTCCCCGGCAAGCCGTACTTCGGCCGCGGGATCAGCGGACAGACGACGCCGCAGATGCTCATCCGCTTCCGACAGGATGTCGTCGCGTTGCGGCCCAAGGTGGTGGTCATCCTCGCCGGCACGAACGACATCGCGGGCAACACGGGCCCGTCGACCAACGAGATGATCGCCGACAACCTGCGGGGGATGACGGAGATCGCGCGCGCGAACGGCATCCACGTGGTGCTCTCGTCGGTGCTGCCGGTGTTCGACTACCCCTGGAAGCCTGGGCTCGAGCCGGCGCCGCGGATCATCGCGCTCAACGCGTGGATGCGACGGTACGCCGAGGAGATCGGCGAGACGTATCTCGACTACCACACGGCGATGGCCGACGCGCGCGGCGGGTTGCCGCCGTCGCTCGCCGATGACGGTGTGCATCCCAACCTCGCCGGCTATCGGCTCATGGCGCCGCTCGCCGACGCGGCGATCGCGCGCGCGCTCGGAAGGCCGTTCGGAAGGCCGTGA
- a CDS encoding M20/M25/M40 family metallo-hydrolase: protein MTRTTSFLLTLAGAVVLGWAAVRTPAPLPADAPATEFSATRAMADIRAIASATRATGTPEIAVARAHLGARLTALGFTWRETTYPMPPRAAARLRSWGGDSVATGTNLIAWRQGADSMGPTVALMAHHDAVWGSPGAADDAFGVAAALEIARAIPRETQRRDLILILTDGEEIGLTGARAFFAKDSTADPLADRVGVLIDLESRGGGGLASMFQTNTENGALMALYQDVVRHPAANSIAVSIYERLPNSTDFTPALARGAIGFNIANVGDARLYHSPLATPDEIDPGTLQHMGAQALDLTRALLTVDTLPGKAPAVVFSDVLGVTMFSYAPATGWILLAVCALVLALAAYHRKFDWSARSAAGVAFDGFAVAVVAGLALFLVNKLSLTAASPELNYYDRLAALPRLELQAACLVLATLLASTATWARSDSSRSVGAGVLTLVLGVVTQVLLPGGGPIFVWPLLAATAAFFIQGFAAPGATAPRVVAMSIAAIGLAWLGSIAHFLLLGVGADLPSAIAPLLIPALALLAPVMPDWPRRPTLLAASALLVAAVGLALWVRLDALAPSVAVYALPR, encoded by the coding sequence ATGACGCGCACGACCTCGTTCCTCCTCACCCTCGCCGGCGCCGTCGTGCTCGGCTGGGCCGCCGTGCGGACCCCGGCGCCACTCCCGGCCGACGCCCCGGCCACCGAGTTCTCGGCGACGCGCGCGATGGCGGATATCCGCGCGATCGCGAGCGCGACGCGCGCAACCGGCACGCCGGAGATCGCGGTGGCACGCGCGCATCTCGGGGCGCGTCTCACCGCGCTCGGCTTCACCTGGCGCGAGACCACGTATCCCATGCCGCCGCGCGCCGCCGCGCGCCTCAGGTCGTGGGGCGGTGACTCGGTCGCGACGGGCACCAACCTCATCGCGTGGCGGCAGGGCGCCGACTCCATGGGCCCGACCGTGGCGCTCATGGCGCACCACGATGCCGTCTGGGGATCGCCCGGCGCGGCGGACGATGCGTTCGGGGTCGCGGCCGCACTCGAGATCGCCCGCGCGATCCCGCGCGAGACACAGCGGCGCGACCTCATCCTCATCCTCACCGACGGCGAGGAGATCGGCCTCACCGGCGCGCGCGCGTTCTTCGCCAAGGACAGCACGGCCGATCCGCTGGCCGATCGCGTCGGGGTGCTGATCGACCTCGAATCGCGCGGCGGCGGCGGGCTCGCCTCGATGTTCCAGACCAACACCGAGAACGGCGCGCTCATGGCGCTGTACCAGGACGTGGTCCGGCACCCGGCGGCGAACTCGATCGCGGTGAGCATCTACGAACGCCTCCCCAACTCGACCGATTTCACCCCGGCGCTCGCGCGCGGCGCGATCGGCTTCAACATCGCGAACGTCGGCGACGCCCGGCTCTATCACTCCCCGCTGGCCACGCCCGACGAGATCGACCCCGGCACCCTGCAGCACATGGGTGCGCAGGCGCTCGACCTCACGCGCGCCCTGCTCACGGTGGACACGCTCCCCGGCAAGGCACCGGCGGTCGTCTTCAGTGACGTCCTCGGCGTCACGATGTTCTCGTATGCGCCGGCGACGGGGTGGATCCTCCTCGCGGTGTGCGCGCTCGTGCTCGCGCTCGCGGCGTATCACCGCAAGTTCGACTGGAGCGCGCGGTCGGCCGCGGGCGTCGCCTTCGACGGGTTCGCTGTCGCGGTGGTCGCGGGGTTGGCACTCTTCCTCGTCAACAAACTCTCGCTCACGGCCGCGAGCCCCGAGCTGAACTACTACGACCGTCTCGCGGCGCTGCCGCGGCTCGAGCTGCAGGCGGCCTGCCTCGTCCTCGCGACGCTCCTCGCGTCCACCGCCACCTGGGCGCGCAGCGATTCGAGCCGGTCCGTCGGCGCCGGCGTGCTGACGCTGGTGCTCGGTGTGGTGACGCAGGTGCTCCTGCCCGGCGGAGGCCCGATCTTCGTCTGGCCCCTCCTCGCGGCGACGGCGGCGTTCTTCATCCAGGGATTCGCGGCACCCGGCGCCACCGCGCCACGCGTGGTCGCGATGAGCATCGCCGCGATCGGGCTCGCCTGGCTCGGCTCGATCGCGCACTTCCTGCTCCTCGGCGTCGGTGCCGACCTGCCGTCGGCGATCGCTCCGCTGCTCATCCCAGCGCTCGCGCTTCTCGCGCCGGTGATGCCCGACTGGCCACGTCGCCCGACGCTGCTGGCCGCGAGCGCACTGCTCGTCGCCGCCGTCGGCCTCGCCCTGTGGGTGCGTCTCGACGCACTCGCCCCGAGCGTCGCCGTGTACGCCCTCCCCCGCTGA
- a CDS encoding nuclear transport factor 2 family protein: protein MTPPALVRWHAALAARDPRALDVLLADDVVFHSPVMHTPQVGKRVTAMYLAAAFEVFGQPGFRYVREIVGAHDAALEFTVELDGVVVNGVDLIRWDASDRITDFKVMLRPLKAVHLIHERMAAMLAASTPRTGPPDA from the coding sequence ATGACCCCGCCCGCCCTCGTCCGTTGGCACGCCGCGCTCGCCGCGCGCGACCCTCGCGCCCTCGACGTCCTCCTCGCCGACGACGTGGTCTTCCACTCGCCAGTGATGCACACGCCGCAGGTCGGCAAGCGCGTCACGGCGATGTACCTCGCGGCGGCCTTCGAGGTGTTCGGCCAGCCGGGCTTCCGCTACGTGCGCGAGATCGTGGGGGCGCACGATGCCGCGCTCGAGTTCACGGTGGAGCTCGACGGCGTCGTCGTGAACGGCGTGGACCTCATCCGGTGGGACGCGAGCGACCGCATCACCGATTTCAAGGTGATGCTGCGACCGCTGAAGGCGGTGCACCTCATCCACGAGCGCATGGCGGCGATGCTGGCCGCCTCCACTCCTCGAACGGGACCACCGGATGCGTAA
- a CDS encoding M28 family peptidase, whose amino-acid sequence MRVASGWLLLAVLLPSVAKGQVLTPREALDSSRAALVRDVGRLASAEFAGRATGTAGADSTIAYLARAYVAMQVDPAGRGPCDDSGRCTRSYRQTFALPRWTLRNTGLDSTALATNVIAAIPGTDEVLAQEWIVLGAHHDHLGATGIGARDARTARLPHLGADDNASGTAALLELARRLASAPVRRSILLVHFGAEELGLLGSTAFLTDPPVPVRAMVAMINLDMVGRLGGKRLTVFGTATSPAWSTQLDAAAREAEVRLDPSADLGVRGTGSDHIEFARLGLPSLHLFTGVHEAYHTKDDTPAKVDYDGLVRVVVFTESLVRALGDAPVALPRSATP is encoded by the coding sequence ATGCGCGTGGCCTCCGGTTGGCTCTTGCTCGCGGTTCTCCTCCCCTCGGTCGCCAAGGGGCAGGTCCTCACCCCGCGGGAGGCCCTCGACTCCTCCCGCGCTGCGCTGGTGCGCGATGTGGGACGGCTCGCGAGCGCCGAGTTCGCCGGCCGTGCGACGGGCACGGCGGGCGCGGACAGCACGATCGCGTATCTCGCGCGCGCGTACGTGGCGATGCAGGTCGACCCCGCGGGCCGCGGGCCCTGCGACGACAGCGGGCGTTGCACCCGGAGCTACCGGCAGACCTTCGCGCTGCCCCGTTGGACACTGCGGAATACCGGCCTCGATTCCACCGCGCTGGCGACCAACGTGATCGCCGCGATCCCCGGGACCGACGAGGTGCTGGCGCAGGAGTGGATCGTGCTCGGCGCGCATCACGATCATCTCGGCGCGACCGGCATCGGCGCGCGGGATGCGCGGACCGCGCGCCTGCCACATCTCGGCGCGGACGACAATGCCTCCGGGACCGCGGCCCTGCTCGAACTCGCGCGGCGCCTCGCGTCCGCGCCGGTCCGCCGTTCGATCCTGCTCGTGCACTTCGGCGCGGAGGAGCTCGGCCTGCTCGGATCGACCGCGTTCCTGACCGATCCACCGGTGCCGGTGCGCGCGATGGTGGCGATGATCAACCTCGACATGGTCGGGCGGCTCGGCGGCAAGCGGCTGACGGTGTTCGGTACCGCGACATCACCGGCCTGGTCCACGCAGCTCGATGCCGCCGCACGCGAAGCGGAGGTGCGGCTCGATCCGTCCGCGGATCTCGGCGTTCGTGGCACGGGCAGCGACCACATCGAGTTCGCGCGCCTCGGCCTGCCGTCGCTGCACCTGTTCACCGGCGTGCACGAGGCGTATCACACCAAGGACGACACACCCGCGAAGGTCGACTACGACGGCCTGGTTCGGGTCGTGGTCTTCACCGAATCCCTCGTGCGGGCCCTGGGCGATGCACCGGTGGCCCTTCCCCGTTCCGCGACGCCATGA